Sequence from the Flavobacterium sp. TR2 genome:
TGTATATCCAAGAATTTCTGACGAACCTGAGAATGTCGAATTAAAATCGCATCCAAAAATTCATGTCATCGATGCGCCAATTGTGGAGATTTCTTCCACTTTTATTCGAAACAGCATTAAAGAGGGAAAAAATATTCAGCCTTTACTGCCACCAAAGGTTTGGGAATATATTGATCATAATAATTTTTATAAAAAGTAGATGCTTTTTTCTGCTACGGTTTTTATTCCCAAAAAACCTAGATTCTTCAATTTAAGCCGATCAGAGAAATTATCTTACTTTTCTCTTGGAACAGCAATGCTGTATGGTTTGAGTATGTTATTTATTGAACATTTTTTTGATTATCGTTTCTCTTCGTATTTTTATTACCCTTTAGCTATTCTTTTCTTATTTCATGCTGCAACATTATTCTTAAGATTAACAGAATTTGAAAATCTTAATGGTCATTTTGATGGAACAATTGCATTTAGCGAAGACTTCTTAGCAATAAATGGAATTGAATACAAATATTCTGAATTAGAAAATTTAGTCATTTACGGAAATTCTTTCTCGGGAGAAAAAACAAAAAATTACAGATATGGGCCCATGTATGGGAATGGCGTTGAAAATCTAATTTCATTTACTCATAAAGGAATTAAAATAGAAAGACACTTTCAGTTAAATTCAGAACGCCATCTCGACGAATTACAAAATACTTTAATTCATATTATTACTGAGGAAAAAATCCCCTTCAAAAAAGAATATTTAAATTTTATTAATGAAGAACATCGATCCTATATTCTTTTTGAATTTTTAATTGGAAAATTGATTCGAGAAAAGAAAATTGATTGCAAAGAAGGTTTTAACTTGATAAAATTTAATTCAAATGAAGAGTCCAAAGAATTTAAAATAAAATATTGCCCCTAAAATATCCTTTTGAATTCCCAGTTTTAACTGGAGGTTTTTTATTTTAAGCAGTAAATGGCTTTAGCCTAACTGTCGAAATTTGGCTAAAGCCGATGAAGATCGCGATATTTTTGAACCTCCAGTTAAAACTGGAGGCAATTGATTCATAAATTAAAACTTTGTCAAAGTTTTGAACTTTGACAAAGTTCTCTTCACAAAGAAAAGAATTGAATAGCCTCCAGTTTTAACTGGAGGTTTCTTGTTATTATAGAAAGAATAATTCTACACAATCTTGTCATTTCGACGAAGGAGAAATCTTCGCAAGTAGCTCCATATAGTAAATCGCCAATCTTTGTAGAGTTTCTTACGAAGATTTCTCCTTCGTCGAAATGACAAAACAAAACGCAAAAAACTCAAATCATAAAAAAAGCCTGAACTTTCATTCAGGCTTCCGTTTTTATCATTAAGCTTCGATGCTCACTTCACTTTTCACTCTTGTTCTGATTTCACTCAGCGATTGATCAACCAAAAGTTTTCCATCTCTAAAAACTTCCTTCAATTCACCTTGTTTTTCTTCTTCCCAAGAAACATTATCACTTAAGTGATACTTGCCATCGATTAACTCGATTTTCATCAATCCTTTGGCAGATTTTTTCGTTCCGTCATCTGTAATCGGATCTTTGAAGATCGCTCTTCCTTCTCCGTTTACTTCTCCGTAGGTTGCTTTCATCGCAAATCCGAAAGTATCTCTGGTATTGTATTGATAGGTGAAAGATCCTATTCCAAGAACAACATTTGTAGAAGCAAATCCTTTTTCTTTTAATCTTTCGCAGATTTGAGTGGCCCTTGCTACGGTAATACTGTCTCCGTAAATAGCTCCGATTTGCGGAACCAATTCTTTGAATCCTTTGGCATTTGTCGTACCGCCAAAAACATCCCAAAGCAATTCGATAACGCCTTTTTTCTCCTGTTCTGTTTTTCCGTTCGGGTTTCCGCAGATAATATCAACGGGATCACCGCTGTCAGGACGAATTACAACTTTACCTTCTCTTGAAACAATATCTTCTCTCAATCTTGGCAAATAATCGGTTAAAACTTTCCATAAATCCCAAGTATCAGAAACAATAGAAACAATTCCTTTTGGATATACTTCTGTAATTAGTCTTTTAAAAGTTTCGTACTCCCCTTCTGTTGTTCCCATACACATTACAGAGTGCTCCGTTGCCGCTACTGAACCCGCCACTAATTCTTGATCTGAATTGGCTTTGTAATATTCTTCTAAGAAATCTATCGCTGGGATAGTATCAGAACCTGTGAAACTCAATAAGTGTCCAGATGCTGAAGTTAGAGCCGCTTCTATTCCGCCCATCCCCCTCATTGAGAAATCGTGTGCCTGCCAATCTACAAATTCTGGAACAGATGAAGTCAGATCTGCATATTTATCTAAAACTTTTCTATACTCTTTTGCAATTGTTGCTGAGTTGCAAGGAAGCCAGATTACAGCAGAAAGTAAGGTTTCGAAATAATTGGTCAGCCAGAAAAACTCTGGAATCGTATTGTACATCGTAAACATTGGAACTCTCAACGGCACGCTTGCTCCTTCTGGCAATGCTTTAAAGACCATCGGAATATAACCCAAATCGTACAAATCTTCGATGTGTTTCGTTCCGACTTGATTTTCTCCCAAATAATTATTGATTCTTCGAGCGTATTTTGCTACAACTTCTTCTTTTGATTTTTTAAAGAAATACTCTTCAAAGTCGTGAATAATATATTTTTTGATGAAATATTGCAATCCGAAAAATACAACCTCATCCAATCCTTCAATTCTTGATTTACGAGGCGTCCAGTTAGAATATACTAAGGTTGTTCCGTCTGGGTATTGTCTTCTGTGGTCAACTTTGTAACCGTCGGTTAATAATAGTGGGTTCATATATTTTCTATTTATATTTTTTGTGATAATCGTTTTGCTAAATCTTTAATATCATTGGATCGAACTAAATTGTCAATCCATTTTTGCGGAATATTCTCGATTCCGTAATAAATTCCTGCCAATCCGCCTGCGATTGCTCCTGTTGTATCAGTGTCTTCACCTAAATTAACGGCTTTCAAAACAGTTTCTTCGTAAGAATCAGAATTTAAAAAACACCAAAAGCTCGCTTCTAAACTATGTAGAACATAACCGGATGCGCGAATTTCATTTTCTGGGTACATCCAAATATCATTCTTCAATATCTTTTCAAAAAGCTGAATTTCGACAGGATTATACTTTTTATCTTCTAAAAACTTAGAAAGAACATTTTGCATTTCTTTATAAGCTTCGAATTTATCTTTATCTTTTAAAATCTCCAAACAATACACAACATAAATAAAACAGGCGAATACTGATCTGAAATGTGCGTGTGTTATTGACGAAACTTCTTTAACTTTTTTATAAATGACTTCAATATCCTTTTCGTTTTGAAGATAGAAAACTAATGGAAGAATACGCATTAAAGAACCATTTCCGTTATCTTCCTCAAAAAAATTACCCGAATTTCTAGCTGACTCTCCTTTTACAACTCTCATTAAAGAATATCTTGTAGTTCCTCCAATATCAAACACCGTATGGTGAGCACCCCAATATCCTTCCTGCATCCATTTTACAAAAGTCTTAGCCATGTCTTCTATATCATATCCTTTACACAAACTTTCTGCAGTACAAAATGCTAATGAACTATCATCACTAAATGTTCCAGGTGGCTGATTCCAAGACATGAAACCCATCATATCCACAACTGGATTCTTTTTTAAATTTTCTCTGGATTTAAATTCAACTGGGACTCCCAAAGCATCTCCAACTGCTAATCCAAATAAACCTGATTCTATTTTATTTTCCATTTTACTTATTTCTTCCTTTTTCGTTTGGATAAAATGTCTGTACAGCATCACTTTGCCAAAAGGTTTTCGTTTCAATATCCAAACAAGTCAATTTACCGTAAAAACCTGCTCCGGTATCAATATTCCAGACATTGCAGCCTTGCATCGGGATTTCGACATCGTAATGAAGCGTTGGCGTATGACCGATATAAATTTCATTAAAAAGCAGTAATCGCTTTGGGTAAGAAAGTGAATCTTTTTTGATTCGCTTATCCATTGTTAAAGCCATTTCCCACAACGTTCTGTCCCAAGAATAATTGGTTTTATAATGTTCTTTCTCTGGACCGTGCATAGATGAAAAACCGGCATGAATAAACAAATTGTTCTTTTCGTCTACAAAGTAATCTTTCATTCCGTTGAAGAATTTAAGATGTTTTTCTTTATCGGAAGAATCAATTCCCTTATAACTTTCTATCGTCGATTTTCCTCCGTGCAAAAACCAAATATCGTTTATGACATCCTTTTCTAACCATTCCTGACACCAAGCATCATGGTTTCCTTTTATAAAAATGCACTCCTGTTTTTGGGAGAAATCGATAAGAAAATCAATCAGCAGCTTAGATTCGCTCCAGCCATCAACATAATCTCCAAGAAAAACAAATCGA
This genomic interval carries:
- a CDS encoding nicotinate phosphoribosyltransferase, with the protein product MNPLLLTDGYKVDHRRQYPDGTTLVYSNWTPRKSRIEGLDEVVFFGLQYFIKKYIIHDFEEYFFKKSKEEVVAKYARRINNYLGENQVGTKHIEDLYDLGYIPMVFKALPEGASVPLRVPMFTMYNTIPEFFWLTNYFETLLSAVIWLPCNSATIAKEYRKVLDKYADLTSSVPEFVDWQAHDFSMRGMGGIEAALTSASGHLLSFTGSDTIPAIDFLEEYYKANSDQELVAGSVAATEHSVMCMGTTEGEYETFKRLITEVYPKGIVSIVSDTWDLWKVLTDYLPRLREDIVSREGKVVIRPDSGDPVDIICGNPNGKTEQEKKGVIELLWDVFGGTTNAKGFKELVPQIGAIYGDSITVARATQICERLKEKGFASTNVVLGIGSFTYQYNTRDTFGFAMKATYGEVNGEGRAIFKDPITDDGTKKSAKGLMKIELIDGKYHLSDNVSWEEEKQGELKEVFRDGKLLVDQSLSEIRTRVKSEVSIEA
- a CDS encoding ADP-ribosylglycohydrolase family protein; amino-acid sequence: MENKIESGLFGLAVGDALGVPVEFKSRENLKKNPVVDMMGFMSWNQPPGTFSDDSSLAFCTAESLCKGYDIEDMAKTFVKWMQEGYWGAHHTVFDIGGTTRYSLMRVVKGESARNSGNFFEEDNGNGSLMRILPLVFYLQNEKDIEVIYKKVKEVSSITHAHFRSVFACFIYVVYCLEILKDKDKFEAYKEMQNVLSKFLEDKKYNPVEIQLFEKILKNDIWMYPENEIRASGYVLHSLEASFWCFLNSDSYEETVLKAVNLGEDTDTTGAIAGGLAGIYYGIENIPQKWIDNLVRSNDIKDLAKRLSQKI
- a CDS encoding metallophosphoesterase family protein; the protein is MKRTLVFGDIHGGLKALIQLLGRTDYSENDRFVFLGDYVDGWSESKLLIDFLIDFSQKQECIFIKGNHDAWCQEWLEKDVINDIWFLHGGKSTIESYKGIDSSDKEKHLKFFNGMKDYFVDEKNNLFIHAGFSSMHGPEKEHYKTNYSWDRTLWEMALTMDKRIKKDSLSYPKRLLLFNEIYIGHTPTLHYDVEIPMQGCNVWNIDTGAGFYGKLTCLDIETKTFWQSDAVQTFYPNEKGRNK